A genome region from Flavobacterium sp. includes the following:
- the dtd gene encoding D-aminoacyl-tRNA deacylase: protein MKVVIQRVSEASVTVDGQKTADIQKGLLVLVGIEDADTQEDIDWLAGKIIKMRIFGDENDVMNCSVQDIDGEIIVVSQFTLHASTKKGNRPSYIKASKPEFAIPMYENFVKALEKEFGKKIQTGIFGADMKVNLLNDGPVTIVIDSKNKE from the coding sequence ATGAAAGTTGTAATTCAAAGAGTTTCCGAAGCATCAGTAACCGTTGATGGTCAAAAAACAGCAGACATACAAAAAGGATTATTAGTTTTAGTTGGAATTGAAGATGCCGATACTCAGGAAGACATTGACTGGCTTGCTGGGAAAATTATTAAAATGAGAATTTTTGGTGACGAAAATGATGTTATGAACTGCTCGGTTCAGGATATCGATGGAGAAATTATTGTCGTAAGCCAATTTACACTTCACGCATCAACCAAAAAAGGAAATCGTCCATCTTATATAAAAGCATCAAAACCAGAATTTGCAATTCCGATGTATGAAAATTTCGTAAAAGCCTTAGAAAAAGAGTTTGGTAAAAAAATACAAACCGGAATTTTTGGTGCCGATATGAAAGTAAATCTCTTAAATGACGGTCCAGTTACGATAGTTATAGACAGTAAAAATAAAGAGTAA
- a CDS encoding DUF3857 domain-containing protein, whose product MKSTFYGIFFFLFSLISSAQKLDYSTLSIPDSLKENSNAVVRLDQMDIIIASQRSMNVKKQRVVSVLNDKGLNDVDAYEHYDKTTSIKNIEAVIYDAFGKEIKKIKRKDFRDQSAVSGSTLFSDNRVVYLDYTPISYPFTVVYTCETETSNTAFIPQWYFLGNYYQSVEKCVLNVTFPKELGFKKKEFRFADFNIKKTTDTDTQLSYLATNIVAQKQEYLSPSSGDLFPKVMMGLENFHLEGVDGKATTWEAFGKWYGDKILTGTTVLPEETKAKIKALVGNEKDPVKKAKIIYDYVQKKSRYVNIAVGIGGWKPMFASDVDRLGYGDCKALSNYTRALLDVVDVPSYNTILYGDRYKLDIQSDFVSMQGNHMILAIPNGNDYIWLECTSQDDPFGYQGVFTDDRDVLVVKPEGGEIVRTKIYDDKGNTQDEKGIYTIDAAGNFSGALKITSQGSQYASKSRVESMQPNEKEEHYKDYWDNINNLKLGKITFTNDKENIRFIEDVQVNASNYGTLSGNKMIFAIDAFNQNSDNIKRIRNRKSPFQIQRGYLDTDEIEINLPDGFSIEFLPSNYELKGKFGEYKTEVIKKDNNKLIYKRSMFLNKGKYSNKEYDEYRLFMEQVSRNDNAKIILNKN is encoded by the coding sequence ATGAAATCTACCTTTTACGGGATATTTTTTTTCTTATTTTCCCTTATTTCTTCTGCTCAGAAGCTTGATTATTCTACATTATCTATTCCTGATAGTCTTAAAGAAAATTCGAATGCTGTTGTTCGACTAGATCAAATGGATATTATCATTGCTTCCCAAAGAAGTATGAATGTCAAAAAACAAAGAGTTGTTTCTGTTTTAAATGACAAAGGTTTAAATGATGTTGATGCTTATGAACATTATGACAAAACCACTTCAATTAAAAATATAGAAGCTGTAATTTATGATGCATTTGGAAAAGAAATAAAAAAAATCAAAAGAAAAGACTTTAGAGACCAAAGTGCTGTTAGCGGTAGTACTTTATTCTCAGATAACAGAGTGGTTTACTTAGATTATACTCCAATCTCTTATCCTTTTACAGTTGTTTATACATGCGAGACTGAAACATCTAATACAGCATTTATACCACAATGGTATTTCTTAGGGAATTATTATCAAAGTGTTGAGAAATGTGTTTTGAATGTTACTTTTCCTAAAGAATTGGGTTTTAAAAAGAAAGAATTTCGATTTGCAGATTTCAATATTAAAAAAACAACCGATACAGATACCCAATTAAGTTATTTGGCCACAAATATTGTCGCTCAAAAACAAGAATACCTTAGTCCGTCTTCTGGAGATCTTTTCCCTAAAGTTATGATGGGATTAGAAAATTTTCATTTAGAAGGGGTTGATGGTAAAGCTACTACATGGGAAGCATTTGGAAAATGGTACGGAGATAAAATTCTGACCGGAACTACAGTTTTACCAGAAGAAACCAAAGCAAAAATAAAAGCACTCGTTGGAAACGAAAAAGATCCAGTCAAGAAAGCAAAAATTATTTATGATTATGTTCAGAAAAAATCCCGATATGTCAATATAGCTGTTGGTATTGGAGGATGGAAACCCATGTTTGCAAGTGATGTAGATCGTTTAGGATATGGAGATTGTAAAGCATTATCAAATTACACAAGAGCCCTTTTAGATGTTGTAGATGTTCCATCTTACAATACTATTTTATACGGAGATCGTTATAAGTTGGATATTCAGTCAGATTTTGTTTCTATGCAGGGAAATCATATGATATTGGCCATTCCAAATGGAAATGATTATATCTGGTTGGAGTGTACTAGTCAGGATGACCCTTTTGGATATCAGGGAGTTTTTACTGATGACCGCGATGTTTTAGTTGTAAAACCAGAAGGAGGAGAAATCGTTCGTACTAAAATTTATGACGACAAAGGAAATACTCAAGATGAGAAGGGAATTTATACAATTGATGCCGCCGGAAATTTTTCAGGAGCTTTAAAAATAACATCACAAGGAAGTCAATATGCATCAAAATCTCGTGTTGAAAGTATGCAGCCAAATGAAAAAGAAGAACATTACAAAGATTATTGGGATAATATCAATAATTTGAAATTAGGTAAAATAACTTTCACAAACGACAAAGAAAATATTCGTTTTATCGAAGATGTTCAGGTCAATGCATCAAATTATGGAACGCTTTCGGGAAACAAAATGATTTTTGCTATAGATGCTTTTAATCAAAATTCAGATAATATAAAGCGTATAAGAAACCGTAAAAGTCCATTTCAAATTCAGCGCGGCTATTTAGATACAGATGAAATAGAGATTAATCTTCCTGACGGTTTTTCTATCGAGTTTCTGCCTTCAAACTATGAGCTGAAAGGAAAATTTGGAGAATACAAAACAGAAGTTATCAAAAAAGACAATAACAAATTAATTTATAAGCGTTCGATGTTTTTAAACAAAGGAAAATATTCAAATAAGGAATACGATGAATATCGTTTGTTTATGGAACAAGTGTCAAGAAACGACAACGCTAAAATTATATTAAACAAAAACTAA
- a CDS encoding VIT domain-containing protein, with translation MKLKLFSFAPVIFQMNLNVLLFFFLFIGIKTLAQSPELNVKGEEAEKVRMNKLIVNVKVVGNIAYTTAEMHFFNSGNRQMEAELIFPLPENVSVSRYAIDINGKLREAVPVNKNKGKQVFEAIEHRRVDPGLLEKVDGNNFRTRIYPLMPNGERTVVIGYEEELSAFDKDNLAYQLVSRFPKKIDQFEINVSVLGTSTAPTVTENSGNEISFSKWNQAFQASIKKENYQPSEKIVLKIPIQQNIPSVVMQDVGGQHYFYGNTFVEGNKTTKKTPISIGLIWDNSLSCQNRDLKKELALLDAYFQKIKKTKVTLYFLNYTFEKQQEYSISNGNWSELKAALEKAKYDGGTRFSQLNFSGQDEYLFFTDGLSSLSENLLPKTKKSVYTITSSVSADFAFLNYSSMQTGGNFINLNQLKIESALDKLVNTSLKFLGIKENLTVTDLFPMEGTSVSGNFSFSGISLNPKNEITLLFSYNNEAVLERKITLDGTVQNTNDINVEKLWAQKKIANLEFEYTKNADEIELLGKKFGIVTKNTSLIVLETIRDYISYDIIPPAELREEFDRIKKQEHDTSLAQQRSNWESIDSYFKGLDVWWKKNIKYSGPKKVAKSKKSNIQRSNNNVAGPVLQRSTNVVEGFVSGVILDQTGQPLPGANVVVKGTTTGVQTDFDGKFTIQAPENSELEISFIGAESTQVNVGRNNMVTVNLRENSNTLQEVVTIGYGISKGDADAVLTVDEPIGAGPVQEVIEDIKDKKVASEEVRENNNIQRSVSFVPQETTVAGLTISQSLAGKVAGVEIKSANERDLSLNYSVTDTLSFDSKNEDKNWNPDRLYLKALAKAPKEKQYDLYFELRKVQERNPSFYFDVAHFFYNQGDVKKALLVISNIADLGLENHQLYKTLTYTLRQWKDYDDALFTAKQVAKWREHEPQSLRDYALTLEDAGKYQEAFDQLIKALEVNYYGEMDGQYEGVEDIILMDINRLMTAHSGLKTGKLNKKYMAKMPVDIRIIMNWNQMDVDLDLHVIEPTGEECYYSHTSTAIGGRFSKDFTEGYGPEQYIIRNAAKGKYQIKSNYFGETELTENGPATIMVEIYTTKAGKTSRTLKTIQLGKIKENEVLAEIIW, from the coding sequence ATGAAATTAAAATTGTTTTCGTTTGCGCCGGTAATTTTTCAAATGAATTTGAATGTACTGCTTTTCTTCTTCTTGTTTATCGGAATAAAAACTTTAGCACAAAGTCCTGAATTAAACGTGAAAGGAGAAGAAGCTGAAAAAGTGAGAATGAATAAACTTATTGTAAATGTAAAAGTCGTTGGTAATATCGCTTACACAACTGCCGAAATGCATTTTTTTAATTCAGGAAACCGTCAAATGGAGGCAGAACTTATTTTTCCGTTACCGGAAAATGTTTCGGTTTCTAGGTATGCGATTGATATAAATGGGAAGTTAAGAGAAGCAGTTCCTGTAAACAAAAATAAAGGAAAACAAGTTTTTGAGGCAATCGAACATCGTCGTGTTGATCCGGGATTATTAGAAAAAGTAGACGGGAATAATTTCAGAACCAGAATTTATCCATTAATGCCAAATGGCGAAAGAACTGTTGTTATTGGTTATGAAGAAGAACTTTCTGCTTTTGATAAAGATAATCTTGCGTATCAATTGGTGAGTCGTTTTCCGAAAAAAATAGATCAGTTTGAAATTAACGTTTCAGTTTTAGGAACTTCAACAGCACCAACTGTTACTGAAAATTCAGGTAACGAAATTTCATTTTCAAAATGGAATCAGGCTTTTCAGGCATCCATTAAAAAAGAAAATTATCAGCCATCAGAAAAAATAGTGCTTAAAATTCCGATACAGCAAAATATTCCGAGTGTTGTAATGCAGGATGTTGGTGGTCAGCATTATTTTTATGGAAATACTTTTGTTGAAGGAAACAAAACAACTAAAAAAACACCAATATCGATTGGTTTAATTTGGGATAATTCGTTAAGCTGTCAAAACCGTGATTTGAAAAAAGAACTGGCTTTATTGGATGCTTATTTTCAGAAAATAAAAAAAACAAAAGTTACGCTTTACTTTTTGAATTATACTTTCGAGAAACAACAGGAGTATAGTATTTCAAACGGCAATTGGTCAGAATTAAAAGCCGCTTTAGAAAAAGCAAAATATGATGGCGGAACTCGTTTTTCACAATTGAATTTTTCAGGTCAGGATGAATATTTATTTTTTACAGATGGATTATCATCTTTAAGTGAAAACCTTCTGCCAAAAACTAAAAAATCAGTTTATACGATTACCTCTTCGGTTTCTGCAGATTTTGCTTTTCTGAACTATTCATCAATGCAGACTGGTGGTAATTTTATCAATTTGAATCAGCTGAAAATCGAATCGGCTTTGGATAAATTAGTCAATACAAGTTTGAAGTTTTTAGGAATAAAAGAGAATTTAACGGTTACGGATTTGTTTCCGATGGAAGGAACTTCTGTTTCTGGAAATTTTAGTTTTTCAGGAATTTCTTTAAATCCAAAAAATGAAATTACTTTATTGTTTAGCTATAATAATGAAGCTGTTTTAGAAAGAAAAATTACACTTGATGGAACGGTTCAAAATACCAATGATATTAATGTAGAAAAACTTTGGGCACAGAAAAAAATCGCAAATCTAGAATTTGAATACACTAAAAATGCTGATGAAATTGAACTTTTAGGAAAGAAATTCGGAATCGTTACTAAGAACACTTCTTTAATCGTTTTAGAAACCATCCGTGATTATATTTCATACGATATTATTCCGCCGGCAGAATTACGTGAAGAATTTGACAGAATTAAAAAACAAGAACACGATACTTCACTGGCTCAGCAAAGAAGTAATTGGGAAAGTATAGATAGCTATTTTAAAGGATTAGATGTTTGGTGGAAAAAGAATATTAAGTATTCTGGTCCTAAAAAAGTGGCAAAATCTAAAAAAAGCAATATACAAAGATCAAATAATAATGTTGCTGGACCAGTTTTGCAAAGAAGCACAAATGTTGTAGAAGGATTTGTTTCAGGCGTTATATTAGATCAAACAGGTCAACCATTGCCTGGTGCAAATGTTGTTGTAAAAGGAACAACAACTGGGGTCCAGACAGATTTTGATGGTAAATTTACTATACAAGCTCCAGAAAACAGCGAACTTGAAATTAGTTTTATTGGAGCTGAATCTACTCAGGTAAACGTGGGCAGAAATAATATGGTTACAGTAAACTTGAGAGAAAATTCAAATACGTTACAAGAGGTTGTTACTATTGGTTATGGAATCTCTAAAGGAGATGCAGATGCCGTATTAACAGTAGATGAACCTATTGGAGCCGGACCTGTCCAAGAGGTAATTGAAGATATAAAAGATAAAAAAGTAGCGAGTGAAGAAGTAAGAGAAAATAATAATATTCAAAGATCTGTTTCTTTTGTTCCGCAAGAAACAACTGTAGCGGGACTTACTATTTCACAATCGCTTGCCGGTAAAGTAGCTGGAGTCGAAATTAAATCTGCAAATGAAAGAGATTTATCTTTAAATTATTCTGTTACTGATACCTTGAGTTTTGATTCTAAAAATGAAGATAAAAACTGGAATCCAGATAGATTATATTTAAAAGCTTTAGCAAAAGCACCAAAAGAAAAACAATACGATTTGTATTTTGAATTGAGAAAAGTGCAGGAAAGAAATCCGAGTTTTTATTTTGATGTAGCACATTTCTTTTATAATCAGGGTGATGTTAAAAAAGCATTGCTGGTAATCAGTAATATTGCTGATTTAGGTTTAGAAAATCATCAACTTTATAAAACTCTGACTTATACTTTACGCCAATGGAAAGATTATGATGATGCTTTATTCACTGCAAAACAAGTGGCAAAATGGAGAGAGCATGAACCACAGAGTTTAAGAGATTATGCATTGACATTGGAAGATGCCGGAAAATATCAGGAAGCTTTTGATCAATTAATTAAAGCACTTGAAGTAAATTATTATGGAGAAATGGACGGGCAGTATGAAGGTGTTGAGGATATTATTTTAATGGATATTAACCGATTGATGACAGCACATTCAGGTTTAAAAACAGGAAAACTAAATAAAAAATATATGGCAAAAATGCCTGTTGATATTAGAATTATCATGAACTGGAATCAAATGGATGTAGATTTAGATTTACACGTAATTGAACCAACTGGCGAAGAATGTTATTACAGTCATACTTCAACAGCAATTGGAGGCAGGTTTTCAAAAGATTTTACCGAAGGTTACGGACCAGAACAATATATCATCAGAAATGCTGCGAAAGGTAAATACCAAATTAAAAGCAATTATTTTGGAGAAACAGAATTAACTGAAAATGGCCCGGCAACAATTATGGTTGAAATTTATACAACAAAAGCAGGAAAAACATCCAGAACTTTAAAAACAATTCAGTTAGGGAAAATTAAAGAAAATGAGGTTTTAGCCGAAATAATCTGGTAA
- a CDS encoding bifunctional 3-deoxy-7-phosphoheptulonate synthase/chorismate mutase type II yields the protein MENKKEMRKWLEDFNLNHPLVIAGPCSAETEDQVLKIAHELKDSKVSVFRAGIWKPRTRPGGFEGVGEIGLKWLQKAKAETGLLMGTEVATAAHCKLALEHDIDVLWVGARTTANPFAVQEIADTLKGTDKIVLVKNPVNPDLALWLGGVERLHMAGIEKLGVIHRGFSTYEKTKYRNIPEWQIAIELQNKFPDLPLIIDPSHITGNRNMIFEVTQEALDLNYDGMIIETHYDPDNAWSDAAQQVTPDSLKQIIKDLTIRKTDDTTDEYSQKMTKLRANIDVLDANLLELLGKRMKVADEIGQVKKDANVAILQNNRWNEILGKMILEGEKKGLTEEFVLRMFKAIHQESIGHQEKIFNA from the coding sequence ATGGAAAATAAGAAAGAAATGAGAAAGTGGTTAGAAGATTTCAATTTAAATCACCCACTTGTGATAGCTGGACCTTGTAGTGCAGAAACTGAAGATCAAGTATTGAAAATTGCTCACGAATTAAAAGATTCAAAAGTAAGTGTTTTCAGAGCGGGAATCTGGAAACCAAGAACGCGTCCAGGAGGATTTGAAGGTGTTGGAGAAATTGGATTAAAATGGTTACAAAAAGCAAAAGCTGAAACAGGTTTATTAATGGGAACTGAAGTTGCGACTGCGGCTCACTGTAAATTAGCTTTAGAACATGATATCGACGTTTTATGGGTTGGTGCTCGTACAACTGCAAACCCATTTGCAGTTCAGGAAATTGCTGATACTTTAAAAGGAACTGATAAAATCGTTTTGGTTAAAAACCCTGTAAACCCAGATTTAGCTTTATGGTTAGGTGGTGTTGAGCGTTTACACATGGCTGGAATCGAGAAATTAGGAGTTATCCACAGAGGTTTCTCTACTTACGAAAAAACAAAATACAGAAACATTCCAGAATGGCAGATTGCTATCGAATTGCAAAATAAATTCCCTGATTTACCATTAATTATCGATCCATCTCACATTACAGGAAACCGTAATATGATTTTTGAAGTAACTCAAGAGGCTTTAGATTTGAACTACGATGGTATGATTATCGAAACGCACTACGATCCAGACAATGCCTGGTCTGATGCTGCTCAGCAAGTAACTCCAGATTCTTTGAAACAAATCATCAAAGATTTGACTATTAGAAAAACGGATGATACTACAGATGAGTACAGCCAAAAAATGACTAAATTAAGAGCTAACATCGATGTTTTGGACGCTAACTTGTTAGAGTTATTAGGAAAACGTATGAAAGTTGCTGACGAAATTGGTCAGGTGAAAAAAGATGCAAACGTTGCAATTCTTCAAAACAACCGTTGGAACGAAATCTTAGGGAAAATGATTTTGGAAGGTGAGAAAAAAGGTCTTACTGAAGAATTCGTTTTAAGAATGTTCAAAGCGATTCACCAAGAAAGTATTGGACACCAAGAGAAAATTTTCAATGCATAA
- the rsgA gene encoding ribosome small subunit-dependent GTPase A produces the protein MTGTVYKSTGSWYTVKSEKGDFVECRMKGKFRIKGIKSTNPIAVGDIVDYELEETSDAVTGMIHNIHERKNYIVRKSVNLSKQIHIIASNIDQVFLLVTIDNPPTTTSFIDRFLVTAEAYGIEAILIFNKIDTLNDQTLDDQLYLQHIYTEIGYKCLRISSTENKGIDKLKEMMIGKVSMFSGHSGVGKSTLVNALEPSLHLKTTVISEQSKQGQHTTTFAEMYDLSFDARIIDTPGIKGFGIVDMEPSEISHYFPEFFRLQDQCKFNNCLHKEEPHCAIKAALEKDEIAWSRYNSYLKILEGDEEHYRTDIYGEDRAASDETRK, from the coding sequence ATGACAGGAACCGTTTATAAATCTACAGGAAGCTGGTATACCGTAAAATCTGAAAAAGGCGATTTTGTGGAATGCCGTATGAAAGGGAAATTTAGAATTAAAGGAATAAAAAGTACCAATCCTATTGCTGTAGGCGATATAGTCGATTATGAACTTGAAGAAACTTCAGATGCAGTAACGGGAATGATTCACAACATTCATGAAAGAAAAAACTATATCGTTCGTAAATCGGTTAACTTGTCGAAACAGATTCATATTATTGCTTCGAATATCGATCAGGTTTTTTTATTAGTTACAATTGATAATCCACCAACAACTACAAGTTTTATTGATCGTTTTTTAGTTACCGCCGAAGCTTACGGAATTGAAGCGATTCTTATTTTCAATAAAATTGATACACTAAATGATCAGACTTTAGACGATCAGTTGTATTTACAGCATATTTATACTGAAATTGGATATAAATGCCTTCGAATTTCTTCCACAGAAAACAAAGGAATTGATAAACTAAAAGAAATGATGATTGGAAAAGTAAGCATGTTTTCAGGACATTCCGGAGTTGGAAAATCAACTTTGGTCAATGCTTTAGAGCCAAGTCTTCATTTAAAAACAACTGTAATTTCAGAACAAAGCAAACAAGGCCAGCATACTACGACTTTCGCCGAAATGTATGATTTGTCTTTTGATGCCAGAATTATCGATACTCCGGGAATTAAAGGTTTCGGAATTGTTGATATGGAACCATCAGAAATCAGTCATTATTTTCCGGAATTTTTCAGACTTCAGGATCAATGTAAATTTAACAACTGCCTGCATAAAGAAGAACCACATTGTGCTATTAAAGCAGCTTTAGAAAAAGACGAAATTGCATGGTCGCGTTACAATAGTTATCTTAAAATCTTAGAAGGTGATGAAGAGCATTACCGTACCGATATTTATGGGGAAGATCGTGCTGCGAGTGATGAAACAAGGAAATAA
- a CDS encoding prephenate dehydrogenase codes for MKVYVIGIGLIGGSMVLDIKGRYPDATILGIDSNEQHLQQAIDLGVIDEAGSFEDLQKADFVIVSVPVDVALTVLPKVLDEVGDKTIVFEVGSTKKPICEAVANHPKRRNFIATHPIAGTEFSGPSAAIRGLFQGKTNIICEVEKTAFKLQEKALNLFTSIGMRIRYMDPTSHDKHIAYVSHLSHISSFMLGKTVMNKEKDEQDIFDMAGSGFESTVRLAKSSPAMWTPIFKQNKEHVLETLEEYISNLSRFRDLLKEEDYNAIFEEMESTNKIKEILNGLTTTKK; via the coding sequence ATGAAAGTATACGTAATAGGAATAGGGTTAATAGGTGGTTCAATGGTGTTAGACATCAAAGGACGTTATCCTGATGCGACTATTTTAGGAATCGATAGTAACGAACAGCATTTGCAGCAGGCAATTGATTTGGGAGTTATCGACGAAGCAGGAAGCTTCGAAGATTTACAAAAAGCCGATTTTGTAATTGTTTCGGTTCCGGTAGATGTAGCGTTGACGGTTTTGCCTAAAGTTTTGGATGAGGTAGGAGATAAAACGATTGTTTTTGAAGTAGGTTCGACGAAAAAGCCAATTTGCGAAGCTGTAGCCAATCACCCGAAAAGAAGAAATTTTATTGCCACGCACCCAATTGCGGGAACAGAATTTTCTGGACCATCGGCAGCTATAAGAGGTTTGTTTCAAGGAAAAACAAACATTATATGTGAAGTCGAAAAGACTGCTTTTAAATTACAGGAAAAAGCACTGAATCTTTTTACTTCAATCGGAATGAGGATTCGATATATGGATCCGACTTCGCACGACAAACACATTGCTTATGTTTCGCATTTATCGCACATTAGTTCGTTTATGCTCGGAAAAACGGTAATGAACAAAGAAAAAGACGAGCAGGATATTTTTGACATGGCGGGAAGTGGATTTGAAAGTACCGTTCGTTTGGCAAAAAGTTCGCCGGCAATGTGGACACCGATTTTTAAGCAGAATAAAGAACACGTTCTGGAAACATTAGAAGAATATATTTCAAATCTCAGTCGGTTTAGAGATTTGTTAAAAGAAGAAGATTACAATGCCATTTTTGAAGAAATGGAAAGCACAAATAAAATAAAAGAAATACTAAACGGATTAACAACAACTAAAAAATAA
- a CDS encoding DUF3857 domain-containing protein, whose translation MKITRLFVFLFLMLCFAKITAQEFKLGKVSISELEQKVHPKDSSASAAILYKRGKARIDYDQNDGFITVMDVETRIKIYKKEGYDWANQEVWYYYGTNFREKVSISDAVTYNLTNGKIESTKLKSDGIFDEVINKYRSKKKMTMPNVKEGSVIEFKYTIKSPDVLIRDWDFQTSIPVNYSEFKTYVPEYFVFTPAQKGYVFPKVTSEKNNKSFIINSKERYNTGGFGGGATKTEFYQDKIEYMETQTIYIAEDFPAMKDEAYVNNIDNYTSSVGHELSMTKFPNKPIKQLSTDWNSVVKTIYDYEDFGPELNKTGYFEDDVKKLLEGTSTPEEKIWVIFNHVKSNVKWNNYNGYNCESGVKKAYKEKTGNIADINLMLTAMLRYSGLTANPVLVSTRSNGIALFPNRTAFNYVIAAVETPNGYILLDASEKLSAPNILPLRVLNWSGRLIRKDGTSEEINLMPEKVSNDNVFMTYSIDAEGKVTGKTRRQSTDYNAMITRGNINNQKEEEYLEKLENANNKIEISEYSKTNEKDVLQPIVETYSFTGTNLCEVIGGKIYVNPMLFFTKNKNPFTQEIREYPVDFSYPFADKYNITIQIPDGYTVETLPAPAVVSMQDNLGTFKFNIAVNANVLQLSILHQINEAIVSSEKYEMLKDYYKAMVAKETEKIILKRI comes from the coding sequence ATGAAAATTACCAGATTATTTGTTTTCTTATTTCTGATGCTGTGTTTTGCAAAAATAACAGCTCAGGAGTTTAAATTAGGAAAAGTTTCAATTTCAGAATTGGAACAAAAAGTACATCCAAAAGATTCATCTGCCTCAGCAGCTATTCTTTATAAAAGAGGAAAAGCGAGAATTGATTATGATCAAAACGATGGTTTCATAACTGTTATGGATGTTGAAACCCGTATTAAAATTTATAAGAAAGAAGGTTATGACTGGGCTAATCAGGAAGTATGGTATTATTACGGAACTAATTTCAGAGAGAAGGTATCAATTAGTGATGCTGTAACATATAATTTAACTAATGGTAAAATTGAAAGCACAAAGTTAAAGAGCGATGGAATATTTGATGAAGTAATCAATAAATACCGAAGCAAGAAAAAAATGACGATGCCAAATGTTAAAGAAGGATCTGTTATTGAATTTAAATATACCATTAAAAGTCCTGACGTTTTAATTCGTGATTGGGATTTTCAAACTAGTATTCCAGTGAATTATTCAGAGTTTAAAACATATGTTCCTGAATATTTTGTTTTTACTCCAGCACAAAAAGGATATGTTTTTCCTAAAGTAACTTCTGAAAAAAATAATAAATCTTTTATCATAAATTCTAAAGAAAGATACAATACCGGAGGCTTTGGAGGAGGAGCTACCAAAACAGAATTTTATCAGGATAAAATAGAATATATGGAAACTCAGACGATTTACATTGCTGAAGATTTTCCTGCCATGAAAGACGAAGCTTATGTTAATAATATTGATAATTATACGTCTTCAGTAGGGCATGAATTGTCAATGACAAAATTTCCAAATAAACCAATAAAACAGCTTTCTACAGATTGGAATTCTGTAGTAAAAACAATTTATGATTATGAAGATTTTGGACCCGAATTAAATAAAACAGGTTATTTTGAAGATGATGTAAAAAAACTATTAGAAGGAACCAGTACACCGGAGGAAAAAATCTGGGTTATTTTTAACCATGTAAAATCTAATGTAAAATGGAATAATTATAATGGTTATAACTGTGAGAGCGGAGTTAAAAAAGCTTATAAAGAAAAGACTGGAAATATTGCCGATATTAATTTAATGCTTACTGCTATGTTACGCTATTCTGGACTAACAGCAAATCCTGTATTAGTTAGTACGCGTTCTAACGGAATTGCTTTATTTCCAAATAGAACAGCATTTAATTATGTAATTGCAGCAGTAGAAACTCCAAATGGATATATTTTATTAGATGCCTCTGAAAAACTTTCAGCTCCAAATATATTACCGCTAAGAGTTTTAAACTGGTCAGGTAGATTAATACGAAAAGACGGAACATCTGAAGAAATAAATTTAATGCCTGAAAAAGTGTCTAATGATAATGTTTTTATGACTTACAGCATTGATGCCGAAGGTAAAGTTACAGGAAAAACAAGAAGACAATCTACAGATTATAACGCCATGATTACTAGAGGTAATATCAATAATCAGAAGGAAGAAGAGTATCTGGAAAAACTTGAAAACGCAAATAATAAAATCGAAATCAGTGAATATTCTAAAACAAATGAAAAAGATGTTCTGCAGCCAATCGTAGAAACATATTCTTTTACAGGAACAAATTTATGTGAAGTAATTGGTGGAAAAATTTATGTAAATCCAATGTTGTTTTTTACCAAAAATAAAAACCCATTTACTCAGGAAATAAGAGAGTATCCTGTAGATTTTAGTTATCCATTTGCTGACAAATATAATATAACGATACAAATTCCAGATGGTTATACAGTAGAAACTTTACCAGCTCCTGCCGTTGTTAGTATGCAAGATAATTTAGGAACTTTTAAATTCAATATTGCTGTAAATGCGAATGTATTGCAATTGTCAATTTTGCACCAAATAAATGAGGCTATAGTATCTTCTGAAAAATACGAAATGCTAAAAGATTATTATAAAGCAATGGTAGCTAAAGAAACTGAAAAAATAATTTTAAAAAGAATATAA